One stretch of Methanofastidiosum sp. DNA includes these proteins:
- a CDS encoding UbiD family decarboxylase, protein MYIREFIAHEKDFIKIDGELEKYEMAKIVHDNPTKILQFRDMGYDVFCNIWSTRDRVANYLKLDKSKLLFSLKEAMDKPTPYKTVNKAPFLENEIKNFDLRKIPIQYHYPQDGGPYVTSGVVFVKDEKGNRNMSFHRMMVTGKDTFTIRIVPRHLFAMYNEAKSKGKDLEIVLVIGLPPYVLLPAAMSISYGINELEIANSLKKMGIGSELTAYRFQNGIDVPTSSQFVFCGKITLEEGDEGPFVDITGTYDFVRKQPIVKIEKVYQAKNAFFHALMPGGYEHFLLMGMPREPIIYEGVSKVVPKVYGVRLTEGGDCWLHGVVSIKKQKEGDGKNAIMAALASHPSMKRVVIVDEDIDIYSDTDVEWAIATRFQADKDLLIVNNAAGSSLDPSVKGDGTTAKMGIDATMPLKNNEGYKRAINFLKK, encoded by the coding sequence ATGTATATTAGAGAATTTATCGCTCATGAAAAGGATTTTATCAAAATTGATGGAGAGCTAGAAAAATACGAGATGGCTAAGATAGTTCATGACAATCCTACTAAGATATTGCAATTCAGGGATATGGGGTATGATGTTTTTTGTAATATATGGTCTACTAGAGATCGAGTAGCAAATTATCTTAAATTGGATAAGTCAAAGCTACTTTTTTCATTGAAAGAAGCAATGGATAAGCCCACGCCCTATAAAACTGTTAATAAAGCCCCTTTTCTTGAAAATGAGATTAAAAATTTTGATCTTAGAAAAATTCCAATTCAATATCATTACCCCCAAGATGGAGGCCCTTACGTTACGTCAGGTGTTGTTTTTGTAAAAGATGAAAAAGGTAATAGAAACATGTCTTTTCACAGGATGATGGTAACAGGAAAAGATACTTTTACAATTAGAATAGTTCCCAGACATCTTTTTGCAATGTATAACGAGGCAAAATCAAAGGGCAAGGATTTAGAAATAGTCCTAGTCATCGGCCTTCCTCCTTATGTTCTATTGCCCGCTGCGATGTCAATATCCTATGGAATAAATGAGCTTGAAATTGCAAATTCATTGAAGAAAATGGGAATTGGTAGCGAGCTTACTGCTTATAGATTTCAAAATGGGATAGATGTTCCAACCTCATCTCAGTTTGTTTTCTGTGGAAAGATAACTCTTGAAGAAGGAGACGAAGGTCCATTTGTTGATATAACTGGAACTTATGATTTTGTTAGAAAGCAGCCTATTGTAAAGATAGAAAAGGTATATCAAGCAAAAAATGCATTTTTCCATGCACTCATGCCAGGAGGATATGAACATTTTCTTTTGATGGGCATGCCAAGAGAGCCTATAATATATGAGGGCGTATCAAAAGTTGTTCCAAAGGTATACGGTGTCAGATTGACTGAGGGTGGCGACTGCTGGCTTCACGGAGTTGTATCAATCAAAAAACAAAAAGAAGGAGATGGAAAGAATGCCATAATGGCTGCACTTGCCTCCCACCCCTCAATGAAGAGAGTTGTCATAGTCGATGAAGATATTGACATTTATTCCGATACTGACGTAGAGTGGGCCATTGCAACTAGATTTCAAGCAGATAAAGATCTGTTGATTGTTAACAATGCCGCAGGGTCAAGCCTTGATCCTTCCGTTAAAGGTGACGGCACAACAGCGAAGATGGGAATAGATGCAACAATGCCCCTAAAGAACAACGAGGGATATAAAAGAGCCATTAATTTTCTTAAAAAATAA
- a CDS encoding sodium-translocating pyrophosphatase gives MDFTLIAILMGIVGIIYGLLLAKVVLSYKVTDKNMLKISNAVYKGAMAFLRREYTTIAVIAAILAVVFGIFINIETTLTFVVGAVFSALAGFIGMSISTRANVRVAAIAKDGVSKALRLSFQGGAVTGMTVAGLALLGVSAFYYFYRDPALIIGFGFGGCLISLFARIGGGIYTKAADVGADLIGKVEQGIPEDDPRNPAVIADNVGDNVGDCAGMGADLFETYAVTAIGAMLLGVALGKDIYTVYPLILGAIGIIGSILGSFFVRGEGNIMKTLYKGVIASAVISLVGFYFVTVTYLKLDIALFLTTVVGIVIALLMFFITEYYTAKPYRPVKSIAYSSQSGAAVNIITGLAVGMESTFMPVLVICAGILISHSLAGLYGIAIAAMSMISLTAIVVALDSYGPITDNAGGIAEMAHLPDEIRKTTDALDSVGNTTKAVTKAFAIGSAALASLTLFAAYVDEIARFSVGQEIIFSLSDEKVIVGLFLGALIPFLFSSLCMKAVGKAAFSIVEEVRRQFREIKGIMEGKTEPDYARCVDIVTRASLKELVLPGIIAVLSPLLVGFLLGKIALGGMLIGSILSGFLLALMLATGGGAWDNAKKYIEDGNLGGKGSPAHAAAVVGDTVGDPSKDTAGPAINPLIKVMNTLAIIFAVLFGSGII, from the coding sequence ATGGACTTTACTTTAATAGCTATTCTAATGGGAATAGTTGGTATTATCTATGGTCTTTTATTGGCAAAAGTTGTTCTGTCATACAAAGTCACAGATAAGAACATGCTTAAAATTTCAAATGCCGTTTACAAAGGGGCCATGGCATTTCTGAGAAGAGAATATACAACTATAGCAGTTATTGCAGCAATCTTAGCAGTTGTTTTTGGTATATTCATTAATATAGAAACTACCCTTACATTTGTTGTTGGTGCAGTTTTCAGTGCTCTAGCTGGATTTATCGGCATGAGCATATCAACAAGAGCTAATGTCAGAGTTGCCGCAATAGCTAAAGATGGAGTTTCAAAGGCATTGAGACTCTCATTCCAAGGGGGCGCTGTAACTGGAATGACGGTTGCAGGTCTAGCACTATTGGGTGTTAGTGCATTCTACTATTTCTATAGGGATCCTGCCCTAATAATTGGATTTGGATTTGGAGGTTGCTTGATATCCTTATTTGCAAGAATTGGTGGTGGAATATACACTAAGGCTGCAGATGTAGGCGCTGACTTAATCGGAAAAGTTGAGCAGGGCATACCTGAGGACGACCCAAGAAACCCTGCTGTAATAGCAGACAACGTCGGTGACAACGTCGGTGATTGCGCAGGTATGGGAGCAGATTTATTCGAAACATATGCAGTCACAGCTATAGGAGCAATGCTATTAGGAGTTGCTCTTGGGAAAGATATCTATACAGTCTATCCATTGATTCTTGGTGCAATAGGTATAATAGGTTCTATTCTTGGATCATTTTTCGTAAGGGGAGAGGGAAACATCATGAAGACCCTTTACAAAGGTGTTATCGCTTCAGCAGTAATCTCTTTAGTCGGATTCTATTTTGTTACAGTAACATACCTTAAGCTTGACATCGCATTATTTTTAACTACGGTTGTTGGAATAGTAATTGCACTTTTGATGTTCTTTATTACGGAGTACTACACAGCAAAGCCATACAGGCCTGTTAAAAGCATTGCATACTCATCCCAATCCGGTGCAGCAGTAAATATTATCACAGGGCTTGCAGTCGGAATGGAATCAACATTCATGCCAGTATTAGTAATATGTGCAGGAATATTAATTTCACACTCTTTAGCCGGTCTTTACGGAATAGCAATAGCGGCCATGTCAATGATATCCTTGACAGCGATAGTAGTTGCTCTTGACAGCTACGGCCCAATTACAGACAACGCCGGTGGAATTGCCGAGATGGCACACCTCCCAGATGAAATCAGAAAGACAACAGACGCCCTAGACTCAGTTGGTAACACAACAAAAGCAGTCACTAAGGCATTTGCTATAGGATCCGCAGCTTTGGCATCACTCACCTTATTTGCTGCATATGTCGATGAAATTGCAAGATTCTCAGTAGGCCAAGAGATCATATTCAGCCTATCTGATGAAAAAGTCATCGTGGGATTATTCCTTGGTGCATTGATACCTTTCCTATTCTCATCTCTTTGCATGAAGGCAGTAGGGAAAGCAGCATTTTCAATAGTTGAAGAAGTCAGAAGACAGTTTAGGGAAATCAAAGGTATCATGGAAGGAAAGACTGAGCCTGATTATGCAAGGTGTGTCGATATTGTCACACGTGCATCTTTAAAGGAACTGGTGCTTCCAGGAATAATAGCTGTTCTTTCACCATTACTAGTCGGATTCTTGCTTGGAAAGATTGCATTGGGTGGAATGTTAATAGGAAGCATATTGTCTGGATTCCTATTGGCTTTGATGCTTGCAACTGGTGGGGGTGCATGGGACAACGCTAAGAAGTATATTGAAGATGGAAATCTTGGCGGAAAGGGAAGCCCAGCACACGCTGCAGCAGTTGTAGGTGACACTGTAGGTGACCCATCAAAGGACACAGCAGGACCTGCAATAAACCCACTGATCAAAGTAATGAATACACTTGCAATCATCTTTGCAGTGCTATTCGGATCAGGAATAATTTAA
- a CDS encoding NAAT family transporter, with product MVALAFFMYALTSIFVIVNPVGAMFTFMSLTSEKDHKERIRLGARSVLIGCLLAVIFAISGELILQFFGITVDSLRVAGGIILFKVALDMVYAKTSRESFTEEERKDAKDREDISVFPVAMPLLTGPGTITTVIVVIRSVPTVELKLVAILAILVTFAITFLMFRFSSPLSKILGVTVTLVFTRIMGLLLGAIAINFLATGIKNIFISML from the coding sequence ATGGTCGCTCTTGCCTTTTTTATGTATGCATTGACCTCTATATTTGTCATTGTAAATCCAGTTGGGGCCATGTTTACATTTATGTCTTTGACATCTGAGAAAGACCACAAAGAAAGAATACGATTGGGGGCAAGGTCAGTTCTAATAGGATGTTTACTTGCAGTTATATTTGCTATAAGTGGTGAATTAATATTACAGTTCTTTGGCATCACAGTCGATAGTTTGAGAGTTGCAGGAGGAATTATTCTTTTTAAAGTGGCGCTTGACATGGTCTATGCAAAAACTTCAAGAGAAAGCTTCACTGAAGAAGAAAGAAAGGATGCAAAAGATAGGGAAGATATCTCAGTTTTCCCAGTTGCAATGCCTCTACTTACTGGGCCTGGAACCATCACAACAGTTATTGTAGTAATAAGATCCGTTCCAACAGTTGAACTTAAACTAGTCGCAATCCTAGCAATATTGGTAACTTTTGCAATCACATTTTTGATGTTTAGATTTTCTAGCCCGCTTAGTAAGATTTTGGGCGTCACTGTTACTCTAGTATTTACCCGTATAATGGGATTACTACTCGGTGCAATAGCCATAAACTTCCTTGCAACTGGAATCAAAAATATCTTTATTTCCATGCTTTAA
- a CDS encoding CoA-binding protein produces the protein MDFKSFLDKKNVIAIVGASDNRDKYGNIIFRDLRDAGYKVIPVNPNADIVEGEKCYHSLSEIPIKIDVVDTVVPPHITEQIVKECKKIGITKVWMQPGSESEEAIIFCKDNGIEVIYENCIMAQRRFLEAEQSRKSN, from the coding sequence ATGGATTTTAAGTCATTTCTTGACAAAAAAAATGTAATTGCTATAGTAGGGGCATCTGACAATAGAGACAAATATGGGAATATAATCTTTAGGGATTTACGAGATGCTGGCTACAAAGTAATTCCCGTAAATCCAAATGCTGATATTGTAGAAGGTGAAAAGTGTTATCACTCTCTTTCAGAGATACCTATCAAAATAGATGTTGTTGATACAGTAGTTCCCCCTCATATAACAGAACAAATAGTAAAAGAATGCAAAAAAATAGGTATAACTAAAGTCTGGATGCAACCAGGATCTGAATCTGAAGAAGCCATAATATTCTGCAAAGATAATGGAATAGAAGTAATCTACGAAAACTGCATCATGGCTCAAAGAAGATTTTTAGAGGCTGAACAGAGTAGAAAATCGAATTAA
- a CDS encoding phosphoenolpyruvate protein kinase has protein sequence MSDVVLPFSDVKENCFKSVGNKALNLALLKSEGFQVPYGFVVTTEAYEKFIDDNKFEEKISELLKTTKFDYKKSIVATSKNIQGLILSGEIDDSISKEIEKILSKNKKIELWAVRSSALAEDLAEASFAGQQDSFLNIKSKEVIENIKLCWASYWNERAISYRHNANIPHLEGGIAVVVQSMVNAKAAGVMFTADPITGDKERIVIESSWGLGEAIVSGIVSPDMFTLEKKSKEIIERKISNKTKGIYLSDKGSVSSEIDTSKKILPSLNDEEIIYLANLGEKIESYFKSPQDIEWAVSEEGIFILQSRGITTIEKDQTLWTRGYSDEYWADVTSPLFFSLLGENLSKYVFKEGAKIMGYKELRDKDLLRLHKGHVYFNAQALEDVFTYNPKIGRTKELLNYFPKNEQERIANADAKLFKRILAEVRVAILDPDGKISSTDGAYLRWANDYLSYIKEFDKIDLRNLTDEELHDEFVKLREKFLKHNRLIRYGMVTHSIGSNLILKRWLTEWLGDKSGVLYSKLITGLPDNKTIVTNIAMAKLANEAKKNKKVSQLIKRLSSSEFLEQLDTDEELKEFSYKFNEFMSDYGHRSHTREIYYPRWIDDPSLVTEVLKSLIDSTEVDLEEVERRKREERLKAEVEIVDAVSKTKNGFIKKPIFAKVLNYAQRYLIFRENQRFYLDHELTRERRLFMEYGRRFLERGIIDSEMDIFFFSKEEIFDISKGELIIDKDTITKRKEEFEKYKNVLPPKFLKGNVEFDDTVEVQDNLVKVTGTSSSPGIATGIIRVVESIRELPEVKDEEILVTSNTDPGWTPVFSKIGGLITETGGILSHGAVVSREYGIPAVTAVSNATKIFKNGQKVKIDGNEGVIYLMEES, from the coding sequence ATGTCAGATGTCGTACTACCTTTTTCTGATGTGAAAGAAAATTGTTTTAAATCAGTTGGAAACAAAGCCTTGAACTTAGCATTGTTAAAATCAGAAGGATTTCAAGTACCTTATGGTTTTGTTGTTACTACGGAGGCTTATGAGAAATTCATTGATGATAATAAGTTTGAAGAAAAAATATCTGAACTTCTGAAAACTACAAAGTTTGACTATAAAAAAAGCATTGTTGCAACTTCAAAAAACATCCAGGGGCTTATTTTATCTGGAGAAATTGATGATTCTATTTCAAAGGAAATAGAAAAAATACTATCAAAAAATAAAAAAATAGAGCTTTGGGCTGTACGTTCATCTGCACTTGCAGAAGACCTTGCAGAGGCCTCTTTTGCAGGACAACAGGATTCATTTCTTAATATAAAATCAAAAGAAGTTATAGAGAATATCAAACTTTGCTGGGCATCTTACTGGAATGAGCGAGCCATTAGTTACAGACACAACGCAAATATTCCCCATCTTGAAGGAGGAATAGCAGTAGTCGTTCAGAGTATGGTAAATGCAAAAGCAGCTGGAGTCATGTTCACTGCGGATCCAATAACTGGAGATAAGGAAAGGATAGTGATTGAGTCAAGCTGGGGTCTCGGAGAGGCCATAGTTTCTGGAATAGTAAGTCCAGATATGTTTACTTTAGAAAAGAAATCTAAAGAGATAATTGAACGAAAGATAAGTAACAAGACAAAAGGCATATATCTTTCTGACAAGGGAAGTGTTTCTTCAGAAATCGACACCTCGAAAAAAATACTTCCTTCACTAAATGACGAAGAGATAATATATCTAGCAAATCTAGGAGAAAAAATTGAATCATATTTTAAATCTCCTCAAGACATAGAATGGGCAGTTTCGGAAGAGGGAATATTTATCCTCCAGTCTAGAGGGATTACAACTATCGAAAAGGATCAGACACTTTGGACAAGAGGATATTCTGATGAGTACTGGGCCGATGTAACATCACCCCTATTTTTCTCTCTACTTGGGGAAAATCTATCAAAATATGTCTTCAAAGAAGGCGCCAAAATAATGGGCTATAAGGAGCTTAGAGATAAAGACCTCTTAAGATTACATAAAGGACATGTTTACTTTAATGCCCAAGCGCTTGAAGATGTTTTTACATATAATCCCAAAATTGGAAGGACAAAAGAGTTACTAAATTACTTCCCAAAAAATGAGCAGGAGCGAATTGCAAACGCTGATGCAAAGCTATTCAAGAGAATCCTCGCAGAGGTTAGAGTTGCAATTTTAGACCCTGATGGAAAAATATCTTCTACCGATGGTGCATATCTAAGGTGGGCAAACGACTATTTATCGTATATTAAAGAGTTTGACAAGATTGATTTAAGGAATTTAACTGACGAAGAGCTGCACGATGAGTTTGTCAAATTAAGAGAGAAATTCCTAAAGCACAATAGGCTTATCCGGTATGGAATGGTTACGCATAGCATAGGTTCAAATCTGATTCTTAAGAGGTGGCTCACAGAGTGGTTGGGCGATAAATCTGGAGTTTTATATTCTAAATTGATAACAGGGCTTCCGGATAACAAGACCATTGTGACAAATATTGCAATGGCAAAGCTTGCAAATGAGGCAAAGAAAAATAAGAAAGTAAGTCAATTAATTAAAAGATTGTCTTCATCAGAATTTTTAGAACAGCTTGATACAGATGAAGAATTAAAGGAATTTTCGTATAAGTTCAATGAATTTATGAGCGATTATGGTCACAGATCACACACCAGGGAGATATATTATCCAAGGTGGATAGATGACCCTTCACTTGTGACTGAAGTTTTGAAAAGCCTTATTGATTCAACTGAAGTTGATTTAGAAGAAGTCGAAAGGAGAAAAAGGGAAGAAAGACTGAAAGCTGAAGTAGAGATTGTTGATGCTGTTTCAAAAACAAAAAATGGTTTTATTAAAAAGCCAATTTTCGCCAAAGTTTTAAACTACGCACAAAGATACCTGATTTTCAGGGAAAATCAAAGATTCTACCTTGACCATGAATTAACAAGAGAAAGAAGGCTCTTTATGGAATACGGAAGAAGATTTTTAGAAAGAGGCATTATTGATTCAGAGATGGACATATTCTTCTTTTCCAAAGAAGAGATCTTTGACATCTCTAAAGGCGAACTAATAATTGACAAAGATACTATAACTAAGAGAAAGGAAGAGTTTGAAAAATATAAGAATGTTCTTCCACCAAAGTTTTTGAAAGGCAATGTCGAATTTGACGATACTGTAGAGGTCCAAGATAATCTAGTTAAAGTAACTGGGACCTCATCAAGCCCTGGAATAGCAACTGGGATTATAAGGGTCGTTGAGTCTATAAGGGAGTTGCCTGAAGTAAAGGATGAAGAGATTCTAGTAACGTCTAATACTGATCCGGGGTGGACACCAGTATTTTCCAAGATAGGCGGTCTTATCACTGAAACAGGCGGAATATTGTCTCACGGAGCAGTTGTATCAAGAGAATATGGAATCCCTGCAGTAACAGCTGTAAGCAACGCAACTAAGATATTTAAGAATGGTCAAAAAGTGAAGATTGACGGTAATGAAGGCGTAATCTACTTGATGGAGGAATCCTAA
- the argB gene encoding acetylglutamate kinase, which yields MFDDLYNNLEDIKELKDKLVVIKYGGHAMKDEELKMAFAKDISLVKSLGASPVIVHGGGPEITSMLDKLGIKSEFYKGLRITEKDAMKVVEMVLHGSVNRELVTLINNEGESAVGLSGRDGSIVKASKKSVDGVDLGFVGDINCVNTWLLWALVDEGYIPVISPIGEGDNGGYNVNADEFAYSIAAAMGAEKLLLITDVDGIYLDPNDSSTRIPLLTEKDADDMIQTGKISGGMIPKVTSSISALKEGVGEVHVINGKTKHVILQALINPESCGTRIVL from the coding sequence ATGTTTGATGATCTTTACAATAATCTAGAAGATATAAAAGAATTAAAGGACAAATTAGTCGTGATAAAATATGGCGGTCACGCAATGAAGGACGAAGAACTAAAAATGGCCTTTGCTAAAGATATCTCTCTTGTTAAATCTCTTGGCGCATCGCCCGTTATTGTTCATGGTGGGGGGCCTGAAATAACTTCAATGCTCGATAAGCTAGGAATCAAGTCTGAATTCTACAAAGGACTTAGGATAACTGAAAAGGACGCAATGAAAGTTGTTGAGATGGTTCTCCATGGATCAGTTAATAGAGAACTTGTAACTTTGATTAATAATGAAGGTGAATCTGCAGTTGGTCTTTCAGGTAGAGATGGCAGCATAGTAAAAGCATCTAAAAAGAGTGTTGACGGGGTAGATCTCGGTTTTGTTGGGGACATCAATTGTGTTAATACTTGGCTACTGTGGGCTCTAGTTGACGAAGGTTACATACCTGTTATTTCTCCCATAGGGGAGGGTGATAACGGAGGATACAACGTAAATGCTGATGAATTTGCCTATTCTATTGCAGCAGCTATGGGCGCAGAAAAACTGTTGTTAATTACTGATGTAGATGGAATATACCTTGATCCAAACGATTCATCAACAAGGATTCCACTTTTAACTGAAAAAGATGCAGATGACATGATCCAAACTGGGAAGATATCGGGGGGCATGATTCCTAAAGTAACCTCTTCTATTTCTGCGTTAAAAGAAGGCGTAGGAGAAGTTCATGTAATAAATGGTAAGACAAAACATGTCATCCTTCAAGCTCTAATAAATCCAGAAAGTTGTGGGACAAGAATAGTTCTATGA
- a CDS encoding N-acetyl-gamma-glutamyl-phosphate reductase: protein MMIASIIGATGYTGGELLRLLLNHKNIEIGALTSESYAGKKVSDVHPGLFGLVDQSYVALDMNKIIDESDIIFAALPHGASNEIISKIYSINENVNLIDLSGDFRFDDLAVYEEWYKIKHTDPELNKKAVFGLPELYKEKIKKAKLISNPGCYPTSAILGSAPLLKNKIVKADVIADSKSGVSGAGKKLTNNTHFPEANENFSAYGIATHRHSPEIQQEMEKLFGGKVNLSFTPHLVPINRGILTTIYMTFNEFMETKEVIDLYHEFYKDCPFVRVLDEGKFPQTKAVSGSNFCDIGIKSDKRTGRVIAVSAIDNLVKGASGQAVQNMNIMMGFDEKEGLKVVPLYP from the coding sequence ATCATGATAGCTAGTATTATTGGGGCTACAGGATATACGGGCGGAGAGTTGTTAAGGCTTCTTTTAAATCACAAAAATATCGAAATAGGGGCCTTGACATCAGAAAGTTATGCAGGCAAGAAGGTTTCCGATGTTCATCCAGGTCTCTTTGGATTAGTTGACCAGAGTTATGTAGCTTTGGACATGAACAAGATAATAGATGAATCTGATATTATCTTTGCAGCGTTGCCGCATGGGGCGTCAAATGAGATTATCTCAAAAATCTATTCCATTAATGAAAACGTTAACTTAATCGATTTGAGTGGAGATTTCAGATTCGATGATTTAGCAGTGTATGAAGAATGGTATAAAATAAAACATACAGATCCTGAACTAAATAAAAAAGCTGTTTTTGGATTACCTGAATTATACAAAGAAAAAATAAAAAAAGCAAAACTAATTTCAAATCCAGGATGTTACCCAACTAGTGCAATTTTAGGATCAGCGCCTCTTTTGAAAAATAAAATTGTTAAGGCTGATGTAATTGCTGACTCAAAGTCCGGAGTTTCAGGCGCAGGTAAAAAACTTACTAACAATACTCATTTCCCAGAAGCTAATGAAAACTTTTCAGCTTACGGAATAGCAACCCACAGACATTCACCTGAGATTCAGCAGGAGATGGAAAAACTTTTTGGCGGTAAGGTAAATCTGTCATTTACTCCGCATCTTGTTCCAATAAATAGAGGAATACTTACAACAATCTATATGACTTTCAACGAGTTTATGGAAACAAAAGAAGTCATTGATCTTTACCATGAATTCTACAAGGACTGTCCATTTGTTAGAGTTTTGGACGAAGGCAAATTCCCACAGACCAAGGCAGTTTCTGGTTCTAATTTCTGTGATATAGGAATTAAATCAGATAAGAGAACAGGTAGGGTAATTGCAGTTTCAGCAATTGACAATCTTGTTAAAGGCGCTTCAGGACAAGCCGTTCAAAACATGAATATAATGATGGGTTTTGATGAAAAAGAAGGGCTTAAGGTAGTTCCTCTTTATCCATGA
- a CDS encoding aminotransferase class I/II-fold pyridoxal phosphate-dependent enzyme codes for MVKVTSGVSKIKLSGIEEMNELAKKVEGLINMGQGKPVFKTPLPVINAAKKALDEGHTKYTLSRGIEELRVALANKMRDYNKIDATPEEILVTVGVSEGISISLLSYAEKGDKVIIPTPSHPFFRIMAGFVGADIVEVPCKEGDFSLDIEAIEDLVDDKTKAMLINVPNNPTGKIYDGMQLKKLQRMAVNQDFLVISDEIYDYIVFEKKHESIAKYGKENIVTLSGFSKAYSMTGWRIGYMHSTEDIINNILPIHNSLVVSAPDFIQVAALKAVNDETSLNFVKATTEEYKKRRDFVVKRLNEIGLPSNLPEGAYYAFSDVSSYRMDSLGFAKFLLKVAKVLCVPGISFGKDWDGYVRFSFADVPQSDLAEAMDRIEKVMKRI; via the coding sequence ATGGTAAAAGTTACTTCTGGTGTTTCAAAGATTAAATTATCGGGTATAGAAGAAATGAATGAGCTTGCTAAAAAAGTTGAAGGTCTTATTAATATGGGCCAGGGAAAACCTGTTTTTAAGACACCTCTTCCTGTAATAAACGCTGCAAAAAAAGCTCTTGATGAAGGACATACCAAATATACCCTATCGCGTGGGATTGAGGAATTAAGGGTGGCTCTTGCAAACAAAATGAGAGATTACAATAAAATTGATGCAACGCCTGAAGAGATACTTGTAACGGTCGGGGTAAGTGAAGGCATATCAATTTCTCTTCTTAGCTATGCAGAAAAAGGGGACAAAGTCATTATTCCAACGCCGTCACATCCTTTTTTTAGGATAATGGCAGGATTTGTTGGGGCAGATATTGTGGAAGTTCCTTGCAAAGAGGGCGATTTCTCTCTTGATATTGAAGCTATTGAAGATTTAGTAGATGACAAAACAAAAGCTATGTTAATTAATGTACCAAATAATCCCACGGGTAAAATATACGATGGGATGCAACTAAAGAAACTACAACGAATGGCAGTTAACCAAGATTTTCTTGTAATATCCGATGAAATATATGATTACATTGTTTTTGAAAAAAAGCATGAAAGTATTGCAAAATATGGAAAGGAGAATATAGTAACTTTATCAGGATTTTCAAAGGCCTACTCTATGACAGGATGGAGGATAGGTTATATGCATTCAACTGAAGATATAATCAATAACATCCTGCCCATACACAATAGTCTAGTTGTAAGTGCTCCAGACTTTATCCAAGTAGCTGCACTAAAGGCAGTAAATGATGAAACTTCCTTAAATTTTGTGAAAGCAACAACTGAAGAATACAAGAAAAGAAGAGATTTTGTTGTTAAGAGATTAAACGAGATTGGACTTCCTTCAAATCTCCCTGAAGGTGCATATTATGCATTCTCAGATGTTTCATCTTATAGAATGGATTCGTTGGGCTTTGCAAAGTTCTTATTGAAGGTCGCAAAGGTATTATGTGTGCCAGGGATTTCTTTTGGAAAAGATTGGGATGGGTATGTAAGATTTTCATTTGCTGATGTTCCTCAGAGTGACCTAGCTGAGGCGATGGACAGAATTGAAAAAGTAATGAAGAGGATTTGA
- a CDS encoding EamA family transporter → MEHKDSYLGASYTFLAVILWSFIGIPVRWIPEVNSGMIVAYRFLFASLVLLVYGIATKKSSNIKIKPKDIPYLVVPAILLSFTIYTYTIGLKTTTIANTVFLQQMAPLYVLIISALLLKEKASRKTAVAVLIGITGGFIIFYYDLSSMSVTTNFYGNVMSTFSGFGWALYTISIRALGKKYDGLTTTLWMFIFATIIMSPFFYGSEILTPFSILMLFILGFLCTAGAFLLYSIALKHIIATKASVIVLAEGVLAGILAYVILRETVTQGTIIGGALILIAITIIIREK, encoded by the coding sequence ATGGAACATAAAGATAGTTATCTGGGTGCATCTTATACATTTCTTGCCGTGATTTTATGGAGCTTCATAGGTATACCTGTAAGGTGGATACCTGAAGTAAATTCTGGGATGATAGTTGCGTATAGATTTCTCTTCGCGTCATTAGTTTTATTGGTCTACGGCATAGCTACAAAAAAATCATCAAATATCAAAATAAAGCCCAAAGACATCCCTTACCTAGTAGTGCCTGCAATATTACTTTCATTTACAATTTATACATATACAATAGGACTTAAAACAACTACTATAGCAAACACGGTCTTTTTGCAGCAGATGGCCCCACTTTATGTTCTTATCATATCGGCATTACTACTAAAAGAAAAAGCGTCAAGGAAAACTGCTGTTGCTGTATTGATTGGTATTACTGGCGGATTTATTATTTTTTATTATGATCTTTCTTCGATGAGTGTAACTACAAACTTCTATGGAAACGTGATGTCAACTTTTTCGGGATTTGGATGGGCCCTATACACAATAAGCATAAGGGCACTTGGAAAAAAGTATGATGGCCTCACAACTACGCTCTGGATGTTTATCTTTGCAACTATAATTATGTCACCATTTTTCTATGGCTCTGAGATACTTACACCATTTTCTATTTTAATGTTATTTATACTAGGATTCCTATGCACTGCTGGAGCATTTCTACTTTATAGCATTGCATTAAAACATATTATCGCAACAAAAGCCTCTGTGATAGTGTTGGCGGAAGGTGTTTTAGCAGGCATCCTTGCCTATGTAATACTTAGAGAAACAGTTACTCAAGGCACAATAATTGGAGGGGCATTGATCTTAATTGCTATAACGATAATTATAAGAGAAAAATAG